Proteins co-encoded in one Sander vitreus isolate 19-12246 chromosome 9, sanVit1, whole genome shotgun sequence genomic window:
- the tmem165 gene encoding putative divalent cation/proton antiporter TMEM165 yields MPLMVGGGDRRADRNVMSFFFLLSAVLFLSVGVAAVPEENPPVQEQPPQEKAASPHPIGPAVSEDVSKEGNTGFIHAFVASFSVIIVSELGDKTFFIAAIMAMRYNRLTVLTGAMLALGVMTCLSVLFGYATTVIPRIYTYYVSTALFAIFGIRMLREGLRMSADEGQEELEEVQAEIKKKDEELQRSKLVNGAPDVEAGSGAAMPQGKWHSFISPIFLQALTLTFLAEWGDRSQLTTIILAARENPFGVAVGGTIGHCLCTGLAVIGGRMIAQKISVRTVTIIGGIVFLAFALSALFIKPDAGL; encoded by the exons ATGCCTCTCATGGTCGGCGGAGGAGACCGACGGGCTGATAGAAATGTAATGTCCTTCTTCTTTCTGCTCTCCGCCGTGTTGTTTCTGTCGGTCGGAGTTGCTGCTGTTCCAGAGGAGAACCCGCCTGTCCAAGAGCAACCCCCACAAGAG AAAGCCGCAAGTCCCCATCCAATAGGCCCAGCAGTTTCTGAAGATGTCTCCAAAGAAGGAAACACGGGTTTCATCCATGCCTTTGTGGCCTCTTTCTCTGTCATCATCGTCTCTGAGTTGGGAGACAAGACatttttcattgcagccatCATGGCCATGCGTTACAACCGCCTCACTGTGCTGACAGGTGCCATGCTGGCCTTGGGAGTGATGACTTGTCTTTCTG TGCTGTTTGGCTATGCCACCACCGTCATCCCTAGAATCTACACTTACTATGTGTCCACCGCTCTGTTTGCCATCTTTGGTATACGCATGCTGCGAGAGGGGCTGAGAATGAGTGCCGATGAAGgccaggaggagctggaggaggtgCAGGCAGAGATCAAGAAGAAGGATGAAGAG CTCCAGCGGTCCAAGCTGGTTAATGGGGCTCCAGATGTGGAGGCTGGATCAGGGGCCGCCATGCCTCAGGGAAAGTGGCACAGCTTCATCTCCCCCATCTTCCTGCAGGCCCTCACCCTCACCTTCCTGGCAGAGTGGGGGGACCGCTCGCAGCTGACCACCATTATTCTAGCTGCGCGGGAG AATCCATTTGGAGTTGCAGTGGGTGGTACAATTGGACACTGTTTGTGTACAGGACTGGCTGTGATAGGAGGGAGAATGATCGCCCAGAAAATATCTGTCAGGACAG TTACAATCATCGGAGGGATTGTTTTTCTGGCGTTCGCCCTGTCTGCCCTGTTCATCAAGCCAGACGCTGGATTGTAA
- the srd5a3 gene encoding polyprenal reductase isoform X1 encodes MSTSLKMTLGSVSYAFNFADVLWSFLASFFLLAFCAHKISLHLPRKYETCRLYMLFQDLIRYGKTKQNLKRDDWLRAFDVPKRWFWHFYAISVSWNGLLLAFYLISIVQHQSHPLLLTGVLDFLTGVPSTDSQVPQLSTLLVQLLICVHSLRRLMECLFVSVFSDGAIHLMQYVFGVCYYIVLGLTVLCSDRLGKGTGTLLSQMDWFHFAGIALFIGASLMQHQSTVLLARLRTGKSGRVETLAHRVPEGGWFELVSCPHYLAELLIYVSLSLVFGGLSLTWWLVVLYVLFNQALAAQLCHELYISKYESYPRHRKAFIPFVL; translated from the exons ATGTCCACAAGCTTGAAAATGACTTTGGGCTCAGTTAGCTATGCTTTCAACTTTGCTGATGTTTTATGGTCTTTTCTGGCTTCTTTTTTCCTTCTGGCTTTCTGTGCTCACAAAATCTCATTACACCTGCCGAGAAAATATGAAACATGTCGTCTTTACATGTTATTTCAGGATCTTATTCGGTAcggaaaaaccaaacaaaacctCAAAAGAGACGACTGGCTGCGTGCATTTGACGTCCCAAAAAG GTGGTTCTGGCATTTCTATGCCATCTCTGTTAGCTGGAATGGTCTTCTTCTGGCCTTCTACCTGATCTCTATAGTTCAGCATCAGTCACACCCATTATTGCTGACTGGGGTGTTAGACTTTTTGACAGGTGTTCCCAGCACTGACAGTCAAG TCCCGCAGCTGTCTACTCTGCTGGTGCAGCTGCTGATCTGCGTCCACTCCCTCCGGAGGCTGATGGAGTGCCTGTTTGTCAGTGTCTTCTCTGATGGAGCCATACATTTGATGCAGTATGTGTTTGGCGTGTGCTATTATATCGTATTGGGGTTGACGGTGCTCTGTTCAGATCGTCTTGGAAAAG GGACTGGAACCCTCCTCTCTCAGATGGACTGGTTTCACTTTGCTGGAATCGCACTTTTCATTGGAGCCTCACTTATGCAGCATCAATCCACTGTCCTGCTGGCCAGGCTTCGCACTGGAAAGTCAG GGAGAGTGGAAACGCTGGCTCACAGAGTGCCAGAGGGAGGCTGGTTCGAGCTGGTGTCATGCCCACATTACCTCGCAGAGCTACTGATCTACGTCTCACTGAGCTTGGTTTTCGGAGGCCTGTCTCTTACCTGGTGGCTTGTTGTTCTTTATGTGTTGTTCAACCAGGCCCTGGCAGCACAGCTTTGTCATGAACTTTATATTAGCAAATATGAGTCATATCCGAGGCATAGAAAAGCATTTATACCTTTTGTGTtgtga
- the srd5a3 gene encoding polyprenal reductase isoform X2 translates to MSTSLKMTLGSVSYAFNFADVLWSFLASFFLLAFCAHKISLHLPRKYETCRLYMLFQDLIRYGKTKQNLKRDDWLRAFDVPKRWFWHFYAISVSWNGLLLAFYLISIVQHQSHPLLLTGVLDFLTGVPSTDSQVPQLSTLLVQLLICVHSLRRLMECLFVSVFSDGAIHLMQDWNPPLSDGLVSLCWNRTFHWSLTYAASIHCPAGQASHWKVRESGNAGSQSARGRLVRAGVMPTLPRRATDLRLTELGFRRPVSYLVACCSLCVVQPGPGSTALS, encoded by the exons ATGTCCACAAGCTTGAAAATGACTTTGGGCTCAGTTAGCTATGCTTTCAACTTTGCTGATGTTTTATGGTCTTTTCTGGCTTCTTTTTTCCTTCTGGCTTTCTGTGCTCACAAAATCTCATTACACCTGCCGAGAAAATATGAAACATGTCGTCTTTACATGTTATTTCAGGATCTTATTCGGTAcggaaaaaccaaacaaaacctCAAAAGAGACGACTGGCTGCGTGCATTTGACGTCCCAAAAAG GTGGTTCTGGCATTTCTATGCCATCTCTGTTAGCTGGAATGGTCTTCTTCTGGCCTTCTACCTGATCTCTATAGTTCAGCATCAGTCACACCCATTATTGCTGACTGGGGTGTTAGACTTTTTGACAGGTGTTCCCAGCACTGACAGTCAAG TCCCGCAGCTGTCTACTCTGCTGGTGCAGCTGCTGATCTGCGTCCACTCCCTCCGGAGGCTGATGGAGTGCCTGTTTGTCAGTGTCTTCTCTGATGGAGCCATACATTTGATGCA GGACTGGAACCCTCCTCTCTCAGATGGACTGGTTTCACTTTGCTGGAATCGCACTTTTCATTGGAGCCTCACTTATGCAGCATCAATCCACTGTCCTGCTGGCCAGGCTTCGCACTGGAAAGTCAG GGAGAGTGGAAACGCTGGCTCACAGAGTGCCAGAGGGAGGCTGGTTCGAGCTGGTGTCATGCCCACATTACCTCGCAGAGCTACTGATCTACGTCTCACTGAGCTTGGTTTTCGGAGGCCTGTCTCTTACCTGGTGGCTTGTTGTTCTTTATGTGTTGTTCAACCAGGCCCTGGCAGCACAGCTTTGTCATGA